In Leptospira licerasiae serovar Varillal str. VAR 010, the sequence GAACAAGTCCAAGAAATTTTAGGAAGAAAGATCTTATTGGAGAATGTCTCCACCTATTTGAGCTTCCCACAGAGCGAAATGCCGGAATGGGAATTTATATCGGAACTTTCCAAAAGAAGCGGATGCGGGATTCTATTAGATATAAATAATATATATGTAAATTCGATAAACCATGGATTTTCCGCATCCGAATATTTAAGTTCAATTCCTTGGGAGAATGTGGGGCAGATCCATCTTGCCGGCCACACCGATACTGGAGAATTCCTATTCGACACTCATTCCAGGCCGGTCGCCAAAGAAGTTTGGGATCTATTCTCTTTGTTCGCAGATAAGATCCGAGGGATTCCGATACTATTGGAATGGGACGAGGACATTCCCAGTTTTCCTGAAATGGAAGAAGAAGCCCTGAAAGCAAAATCGATTATAGGGTCCCTAACTATATGAACCCGGAAGAATTCAGAGAACTTTTTTCGAGCGTCTTATTAGGAAAAGAAGAAGATCCGCTATTGACGGACCAAATACTTCCTGGTGGAAAATTGGATATTAGATCCGCAATTTCCGTTTATCAAAACGCTTATAGCGCTAGATTTACGGAAGCATTGGGAGAAAAATACGAAACAGTCTGGAAAATTTTAGGGGACGAGGACTTTTTTGGAACGGCAAAGAGTTTTATTCAAAAGAATGCATCATATTCTTATAATATATCTAATTATGGAGAGAATTTTCCAAACTTCTTGAAAGAGAATTTTCCGGAACATCCGGTATTAGCGGAAATTGCAAATTTCGAACTTCATGTTTTTAAAATATTCCACCTTGGTAAAAATGATGGGGCCGCCCCGCAAAACGGCTTACTTCAAAGAGAAGCGGAAGATCTAAAGGTTACTTTTCATTCTTCCGTTCTGTTTTTAGAATATTCTTATCCGGTTTATGATCTCTGGAAAACGGAAGATCCGAACGATCTTCCCCGATTTTTAGAAAAACGAAAACAATATTTGGTCCTTGGAAAAAAAGGATCTGATTTATTTGTCTCGGAGATTGGAGAATGGGATTGGTCCTTCGGTAAAAGTTTGTACGAAGGAAAAAGTATCTTAGCATCTTTAGAGATTTCGGGAAATCCCCCGAAAGGACTCGGATCTATTTCCGAATTCCTCTCGGGGATGACCAGAAACGGTTTGGTCGTCCAGGTTAGCTCTTGAATGTGCCTTTCTTGGAATCACATTCTTTCTTAGTAAGAGAGATCCAACCTTCTCCTTTGCAGGAATTTTTTCCGGCACAGCTATGGCCTTTTCCACCGCAGTCACCAGTACCTTTACAAGAATTGATCCCGTAACATTCTCCTTTCGGTTCTTCGGGTTTTGCTTCCTTCTTTTCCGCCATTACTCCGGTGGTAAATAAGCCGGTAAGAGCGGCTCCTATGATCATACTTTTAGTCAGATCGTTCATACTTTCAGATTCTCCAAACGATTTAATAGAGATCGGATCCAAATCATTCGATCCGTTTTCAATTCGATAAGAATGGAAGAAGGTTACGTAAAAAAAAAGAAGAAAGGGAAGGGCGGGAAAAAGTTTAGGAATGTCGGGACCTTCTTCCGAAAGTCCCGATCGTATAAAAAAATTATTCTGGAAGCGCTTCGCCTTCGATACGGATAGAAACTTCTTCTCCGATCAAAAGTCCGCCTTTTTCCAAAGGTTTGTTC encodes:
- a CDS encoding DUF692 domain-containing protein, which translates into the protein MSSIGVGLRKEHYPYLRKGEPVRISWFEAITENYMDTQGRPLEMLESVRKNFPIALHGVSLSILGGNFPDKNYLQRWKDLIRLIDPFLVSDHLCWTEQSGNYLHDLLPFPFTKEFLQFAIDRAEQVQEILGRKILLENVSTYLSFPQSEMPEWEFISELSKRSGCGILLDINNIYVNSINHGFSASEYLSSIPWENVGQIHLAGHTDTGEFLFDTHSRPVAKEVWDLFSLFADKIRGIPILLEWDEDIPSFPEMEEEALKAKSIIGSLTI
- a CDS encoding DNA-binding domain-containing protein, with the protein product MNPEEFRELFSSVLLGKEEDPLLTDQILPGGKLDIRSAISVYQNAYSARFTEALGEKYETVWKILGDEDFFGTAKSFIQKNASYSYNISNYGENFPNFLKENFPEHPVLAEIANFELHVFKIFHLGKNDGAAPQNGLLQREAEDLKVTFHSSVLFLEYSYPVYDLWKTEDPNDLPRFLEKRKQYLVLGKKGSDLFVSEIGEWDWSFGKSLYEGKSILASLEISGNPPKGLGSISEFLSGMTRNGLVVQVSS